In Gammaproteobacteria bacterium, the DNA window ACGCCGACTGTTAATGACGTGCTGTCGCTGCCGCCGCCCGCCAGCAGATCGATGCTCCCACCGTTATTAACAACGTAGAAAACCACGCCCTTAGGGCGTGGTCAGAGATCAACGGCTTTGCCAGTTGATCGACTCATGGGGTACTACTACGGTTTGTTGTCCCCACAACAGATCGAGAGGAGTACTGACCATGAGTCGATTCAGAAAGTTATCACATACGATCTGGCACTGCCAGTATCATATTGTTTGGGTTCCGAAATACCGGTATCGAGTCCTCACAGGGCACATTGCAGAAGAGGTATCGCGATGTATTCACGCCTTTTCGGACTATCAAAAAGTGGAAATTGTTGAATTAAATATCCAGGTGGATCATGTTCATCTGTTGGTGATGATTCCGCCGAAGTTGTCGATTTCTAACTTTGTGGGAACGCTGAAGGGGCGGACGGCCATTCGGGTCTTCAATCGGTTTTGCGAACTGAAAAGGAGACCCTATTGGGGCAACCACTTTTGGGCGCGCGGCTACTGTGTGGATACGATAGGACTGGATGTCGAGAAGATTCGCAAGTATGTGCGGTATCAAGAGCGTAAGGAAAGAGACGCCGAACAGCGCGGTTTCGATTTCTAAAGTGAGAACCCATCCTGTGGGGACGACGCCCTTGCCTCCTCAGGGGGCAAGGCAGACTATCCCCTTTTAGGGGTTAACCAAAACCACCCGCTTTGCGGGTGGTTTCTTTACTGACAGCATCGCCGCTATTGGCGCCGAAGCTGGCGTTAAGTCCCTCGGTGAACGCGCCGGTCGGTGCGGTGTTAGCGACAGTGAGCGTCTGACTCTCCGCGCCGCCGACCCGCTGGTTGGCGATCACGACCGGATCGGGACTTGCGCTGCCCTCGGCCATGTTGAAGCCGGTGGCGGTTAGCGCAATGCTTTGCGTGTTGCTGTTGATCGCGGTGAACGAGGCGTCGGTCTGCGTGC includes these proteins:
- the tnpA gene encoding IS200/IS605 family transposase, which translates into the protein MSRFRKLSHTIWHCQYHIVWVPKYRYRVLTGHIAEEVSRCIHAFSDYQKVEIVELNIQVDHVHLLVMIPPKLSISNFVGTLKGRTAIRVFNRFCELKRRPYWGNHFWARGYCVDTIGLDVEKIRKYVRYQERKERDAEQRGFDF